A single genomic interval of Polaribacter vadi harbors:
- a CDS encoding alpha/beta fold hydrolase: MTDQLKTEGDFTYAEAGEGPAIIVLHGLMGALSNFGATFTHFSNNGYKVLIPELPLYSLPLIKTNVKNLASYLKNFLEFKKIDSAILLGNSLGGHIALYFTKHYPEKVNTIVLTGSSGLYEKAMGDSFPKRGNYEYIENKTKEVFYDPKIATKELVDDVYATVNDRMKALKTLSIAKSAIRHNMKNDLPEMTQPTCLIWGKQDGVTPPEVAIDFHKLLPNSDLFWIDKCGHAAMMERPEEFNQILHDWLKSRNI, from the coding sequence ATGACTGACCAATTAAAAACCGAAGGTGATTTTACTTATGCAGAAGCTGGAGAAGGACCTGCAATCATTGTTTTACATGGATTAATGGGCGCTTTAAGTAATTTTGGAGCAACTTTTACTCATTTTTCTAACAATGGCTATAAGGTTTTAATTCCTGAATTACCTTTATATTCGCTGCCACTTATAAAAACAAATGTTAAGAATTTAGCAAGCTATTTAAAAAACTTTTTAGAGTTTAAAAAAATTGATAGCGCTATTCTTTTAGGAAATTCGTTAGGTGGCCATATTGCTTTATATTTTACCAAACATTATCCTGAAAAAGTAAATACGATTGTACTTACAGGAAGTTCTGGTTTGTATGAAAAAGCAATGGGAGATAGTTTTCCAAAAAGAGGAAATTACGAATACATAGAAAACAAAACTAAAGAAGTTTTTTATGATCCAAAAATTGCTACAAAAGAATTAGTAGATGATGTGTATGCTACTGTAAATGATAGAATGAAGGCTTTAAAAACCTTATCTATTGCTAAAAGTGCAATTCGTCATAATATGAAAAATGATTTGCCTGAAATGACACAACCAACGTGTTTAATTTGGGGAAAACAAGATGGAGTTACACCTCCAGAAGTAGCGATAGATTTCCATAAATTATTACCAAATTCAGATTTATTTTGGATTGATAAATGTGGACATGCTGCAATGATGGAAAGACCAGAAGAATTCAATCAAATTCTACATGATTGGTTAAAATCTAGAAATATATAA
- the rsmH gene encoding 16S rRNA (cytosine(1402)-N(4))-methyltransferase RsmH, with amino-acid sequence MSYHNAVLLKESVDALAIKEDGVYVDVTFGGGGHSKEILKRLGKNGKLFAFDQDPDALANVIDDERFVLIPENFRYISRFLRFHRIKKVDGILADLGVSSHQFDEAERGFSTRFEGDLDMRMNQRSKISAKEVVNTYSEEKLADILFMYGEIRNSKNVAKTIVEEREKQKIETSFQLKTILKKYLPNALEHKILAQIFQAIRIEVNEELEVLKEFLLQTPNLLKEDGRLSVISYHSLEDRLVKRFIHTGLFKGEPEKDAFGRSNEPLKRVGKLIIPTPEEIKINNRARSAKLRIATLKV; translated from the coding sequence ATGAGTTATCATAATGCAGTTTTATTAAAAGAAAGCGTGGATGCACTTGCTATCAAAGAAGATGGTGTGTATGTTGATGTAACTTTTGGTGGTGGAGGACATTCCAAAGAAATTTTGAAAAGATTAGGTAAAAACGGAAAGTTATTCGCTTTTGATCAAGATCCTGATGCTTTGGCAAATGTAATTGATGATGAACGTTTTGTGTTAATTCCAGAGAATTTTAGATACATCTCAAGGTTTTTAAGATTTCATAGGATAAAAAAAGTCGATGGAATTTTAGCAGATTTAGGAGTTTCTTCTCATCAATTTGATGAAGCAGAAAGGGGGTTTTCAACTCGTTTTGAGGGCGATTTAGATATGAGAATGAATCAACGATCTAAAATATCAGCAAAAGAAGTTGTGAATACTTATTCAGAAGAAAAATTAGCTGACATATTATTTATGTATGGAGAAATTAGAAACTCTAAAAATGTTGCTAAAACAATTGTTGAAGAAAGAGAAAAGCAAAAAATTGAAACAAGTTTTCAATTAAAGACAATTTTAAAAAAGTATTTGCCAAATGCTTTAGAACATAAAATTTTAGCGCAAATTTTTCAGGCGATAAGAATTGAGGTAAATGAAGAATTAGAGGTTTTAAAAGAATTTTTATTACAAACACCTAATTTATTAAAAGAGGATGGTAGGTTAAGTGTTATTTCTTATCACTCTTTAGAAGATCGATTGGTAAAAAGATTTATTCATACAGGTTTGTTTAAAGGTGAGCCAGAAAAAGATGCTTTTGGTAGATCTAATGAGCCTTTAAAAAGAGTTGGGAAATTAATAATTCCAACTCCAGAAGAAATTAAAATTAACAATAGAGCAAGAAGTGCAAAGTTGAGAATTGCAACACTAAAAGTTTAA
- the yihA gene encoding ribosome biogenesis GTP-binding protein YihA/YsxC has product MKIKSAEFVMSNSNVINAPKDRIPEYAFIGRSNVGKSSLINMLMERKDLAKISGKPGKTQLINHFKINDEWFLVDLPGYGYASVSKKKRVIFQYFIENYFKEREQLVCTFVLIDSRHDPQKIDLDFMQFLGENQIPFCIVFTKADKLGSSKLNKQITSYKKKLLQHWETLPMNFLTSSQTGLGRKEFLDFIDGVNADVAKDFK; this is encoded by the coding sequence GTGAAAATTAAGTCTGCTGAATTTGTAATGAGTAACAGCAATGTTATAAATGCTCCCAAAGATAGAATTCCTGAATATGCTTTTATTGGGCGATCTAATGTTGGGAAATCTTCATTGATTAACATGTTAATGGAGCGTAAAGATTTGGCTAAAATTTCTGGGAAACCTGGTAAAACGCAATTAATAAATCATTTTAAAATAAATGATGAATGGTTTTTGGTTGATTTACCTGGTTATGGTTACGCATCAGTTTCTAAAAAGAAACGTGTAATTTTTCAGTATTTTATAGAAAATTATTTTAAAGAAAGAGAACAACTGGTTTGTACGTTTGTTTTAATTGATTCTAGACACGATCCTCAAAAAATAGATTTAGATTTTATGCAGTTTTTGGGTGAAAATCAAATTCCTTTTTGCATTGTTTTTACAAAGGCAGATAAATTAGGAAGTTCTAAACTGAACAAACAAATAACATCTTACAAAAAGAAATTACTACAACATTGGGAAACTCTACCAATGAATTTTTTGACTTCTTCTCAAACAGGTTTAGGTAGAAAAGAATTTTTAGATTTTATTGATGGCGTAAACGCAGATGTTGCCAAAGATTTTAAATAA
- a CDS encoding FtsL-like putative cell division protein: MTKVKRGIYDFLRGSFLTDESAFKNWRIIIFVVVLLLIMISSAHSADKKVIEISELNKKKRELRAEYVDTGTILMRMKMESNIREKAKSRGLKPSENPPKKIKVTYKD; this comes from the coding sequence ATGACAAAAGTTAAAAGAGGTATTTACGATTTTTTGCGAGGAAGTTTCCTTACAGATGAGTCTGCTTTTAAAAATTGGCGAATCATCATTTTTGTTGTTGTGCTTCTATTAATTATGATTTCAAGCGCACATAGTGCAGATAAAAAAGTGATAGAAATATCAGAATTAAATAAAAAGAAACGAGAATTACGAGCAGAATATGTAGATACAGGAACCATTTTAATGCGAATGAAAATGGAATCTAACATTAGAGAAAAAGCAAAATCAAGAGGTCTGAAACCTTCAGAAAATCCTCCAAAAAAAATAAAAGTAACCTATAAAGACTAA
- a CDS encoding penicillin acylase family protein, whose product MKFIKKTLKILVLIIVLVVVGVWLYSLTYHPKYDGELEIKNLSEEVTVYFDEIGVPHINAQNQKDAYVALGYVHAQDRLWQMELIRRIASGRLSEMFGKDLLKTDVFFAGLGIEEAAEKTIANLDTNSEAYLLTQSYLDGINQYINDGKTPLEFTLLGLEKENYTIKDVYNVFGYMAFSFAVAHKTDPLLTEIKEKLGDAYFNELMTTDLGDLTINKYETKEIKGQMSAAVSKLMDKLPVSTFIGSNSWVLAPEKTKKGKVIFANDPHIGFSQPSVWYQNHIKTPDFEIYGFNIALMPFPLLGHNTEYAYGLTMLANDDLNFYIEENNPENSNQYKTVEGFKDYTFIDKTISIKDEKDTTFQVKVSKHGPIMNGIISHLEDDRPIAMNWMYTQLKNEQLDVSFEMSHAKSLTNFKNAVAKIHAPGLNVMYGDAKGNVAWFASAKLYQLRDSLSSKIYLDGASGEDEITEYVPFDENPQAINPAWNYVYSANNQPDSVRGKLYPGYYQPQDRAKRITQLLDAKNDFTKEDVAKMMFDVKSSTVSEIAADLIKNIDQTNLSASEKKAISILESWDGNYLKTSVAATIYNRFLYEVLANTYKDELGDSFELFINSQLQDQALPIQINRANSIWWDDIKTPNKTENRQEIITNSFKSSFEFLENQLGKNVDDWFWKRVISVEHEHAIGKAGGLLRTFFNVGPFETVGGNEVINNQIFKLDSTGIYKITAGPSTRRVIDFSDIENSLAILPTGQSGNVFSDHYKDQAQKFVDGEFVDMKLNEVQIKRSENVLILKPKK is encoded by the coding sequence CATATCATCCTAAATATGATGGAGAATTAGAAATCAAAAATTTATCTGAAGAGGTAACTGTTTATTTTGATGAAATTGGGGTTCCTCACATCAATGCACAAAACCAAAAAGACGCTTATGTAGCTTTGGGATATGTGCATGCACAAGACAGGTTATGGCAAATGGAATTGATTAGAAGAATTGCTTCTGGAAGATTGTCTGAAATGTTTGGAAAAGATTTGTTGAAAACCGATGTGTTTTTTGCGGGTTTAGGGATTGAAGAAGCTGCTGAAAAAACCATTGCAAATTTGGATACAAATTCTGAAGCTTATCTATTAACGCAATCTTATTTAGATGGAATTAATCAATATATAAATGATGGAAAAACGCCTTTAGAATTTACACTTTTAGGGTTAGAAAAAGAAAATTATACCATAAAAGATGTCTATAATGTGTTTGGTTATATGGCTTTTAGCTTTGCTGTTGCTCATAAAACAGATCCTTTATTAACTGAAATTAAAGAAAAATTAGGTGATGCTTATTTTAATGAGTTAATGACTACAGATTTAGGGGATTTAACAATCAACAAATACGAAACTAAAGAGATTAAAGGACAAATGTCTGCTGCTGTTAGTAAGTTGATGGATAAATTACCAGTTTCTACATTTATAGGAAGTAACTCTTGGGTATTAGCGCCTGAAAAAACAAAAAAGGGAAAAGTAATTTTTGCAAACGATCCTCATATTGGTTTTTCGCAACCTTCTGTTTGGTATCAAAATCATATAAAAACACCCGATTTTGAAATTTATGGATTCAATATTGCTTTGATGCCTTTTCCGTTATTAGGGCATAATACTGAATATGCGTATGGTTTAACAATGTTAGCAAATGATGATTTAAATTTTTATATCGAAGAAAATAATCCTGAAAATTCCAATCAATATAAAACTGTAGAAGGTTTTAAAGATTATACATTTATTGATAAAACCATCAGCATAAAAGATGAAAAAGATACAACCTTCCAAGTAAAAGTTTCAAAACATGGACCTATTATGAATGGCATTATTTCTCATTTAGAAGATGACAGACCAATTGCCATGAATTGGATGTATACACAACTTAAAAACGAGCAATTAGATGTTTCTTTTGAAATGTCTCACGCAAAATCTTTAACTAATTTTAAAAATGCTGTTGCTAAAATTCACGCTCCAGGTTTAAATGTAATGTATGGAGATGCAAAAGGGAATGTTGCTTGGTTTGCTTCTGCAAAATTGTATCAATTAAGAGATAGTCTGTCTTCTAAAATATATTTAGATGGAGCTTCTGGCGAAGATGAAATTACAGAATATGTACCTTTTGATGAAAACCCACAAGCGATAAATCCTGCTTGGAATTATGTGTATTCTGCCAATAACCAACCAGATTCTGTGAGAGGAAAATTGTACCCTGGTTATTATCAGCCACAAGATAGAGCAAAAAGGATTACCCAATTATTAGATGCAAAAAACGATTTTACAAAAGAGGATGTAGCAAAAATGATGTTTGATGTAAAATCGTCTACAGTTTCAGAAATTGCTGCTGATTTAATAAAAAATATCGATCAAACTAATTTGAGTGCCTCTGAGAAAAAAGCAATTTCTATTTTGGAAAGTTGGGATGGAAATTATTTAAAAACCTCTGTTGCTGCAACAATCTACAATCGTTTTTTATATGAAGTTTTAGCAAATACGTATAAGGATGAGTTAGGAGATAGTTTTGAGTTGTTCATCAATTCTCAATTGCAAGATCAAGCTTTGCCGATTCAAATTAATAGAGCAAATTCTATTTGGTGGGATGATATTAAAACACCAAATAAAACAGAAAACAGACAAGAAATTATAACAAATTCTTTTAAAAGCAGTTTTGAGTTTTTAGAAAATCAATTAGGTAAAAATGTGGATGATTGGTTCTGGAAAAGAGTAATTTCTGTAGAGCATGAACATGCCATTGGAAAAGCTGGAGGCTTGTTAAGAACGTTTTTTAATGTAGGGCCTTTTGAAACTGTTGGTGGAAATGAAGTAATTAACAATCAAATTTTTAAATTAGATAGTACAGGCATTTATAAGATAACAGCTGGGCCATCTACAAGAAGAGTCATTGATTTTTCTGATATAGAAAACAGTTTAGCAATTTTACCTACAGGACAATCAGGAAATGTTTTTAGTGATCATTATAAAGATCAAGCTCAAAAATTTGTGGATGGTGAATTTGTAGACATGAAACTAAATGAAGTGCAAATAAAAAGAAGCGAGAATGTGTTGATTTTGAAGCCTAAGAAGTAA
- a CDS encoding RluA family pseudouridine synthase, with product MHSTKENLQVLYEDNHIIIINKRAGDITQGDKTGDKPLSDVVKEYVKDKYNKPGNVFIGTVHRLDRPTSGIVIFARTSKALERLNKMLRDKTINKTYWALVKNKPKKESDTLIDFLKKDTKKNKSFVYKKEIEGSKKATLHYKIIKKLDNYSLLEIDLETGRHHQIRTQLSYIGSPIKGDLKYGFDRSNKDGSISLHARKIEFIHPVSKENISLIAPTPDDVIWNACN from the coding sequence ATGCACTCTACCAAAGAAAATTTACAAGTACTTTATGAAGATAATCATATTATTATCATCAATAAACGTGCTGGAGATATTACACAAGGCGATAAAACTGGGGATAAACCTTTAAGTGATGTTGTAAAAGAATACGTAAAAGACAAATACAACAAACCTGGCAATGTTTTTATTGGCACAGTACATAGGTTGGATAGACCAACATCTGGCATTGTAATTTTTGCAAGAACCAGCAAAGCTTTAGAGCGTTTAAATAAAATGTTGCGTGATAAAACCATCAACAAAACATATTGGGCGCTTGTAAAAAATAAACCTAAAAAAGAAAGTGATACTTTAATTGATTTTTTAAAAAAAGACACTAAAAAGAACAAATCTTTTGTGTACAAAAAAGAAATTGAAGGCAGCAAAAAAGCGACTTTACACTACAAAATAATTAAAAAACTAGACAATTATTCTTTACTAGAAATTGATCTAGAAACGGGTAGACACCACCAAATAAGAACGCAACTTTCATATATTGGTTCTCCTATAAAAGGTGATTTAAAATATGGTTTTGACAGAAGTAACAAAGATGGTAGCATCAGTTTACATGCTCGAAAAATTGAGTTTATTCATCCTGTATCCAAAGAAAATATTTCTCTAATTGCTCCAACTCCAGATGATGTAATTTGGAACGCTTGTAACTAA
- the mraZ gene encoding division/cell wall cluster transcriptional repressor MraZ — MINLIGTYECKADAKGRVMVSSALKKQMQPILQEGFVLKRAVFEKCLELYPMKEWNIMMERINKLNKFKKKNNDFIRRFTAGVKLVELDATGRIQIPKDLCDFAGIQKQVVMSSSANIIEIWDKDKYEKAIDDAADDFADLAEEVMGNTEFDELS; from the coding sequence GTGATAAACCTAATTGGAACATATGAATGTAAGGCAGATGCTAAAGGCAGAGTGATGGTTTCATCAGCTTTGAAAAAGCAAATGCAACCAATTTTACAAGAAGGTTTTGTGTTAAAAAGAGCAGTTTTTGAAAAGTGCTTAGAGTTATATCCTATGAAAGAGTGGAATATAATGATGGAAAGGATTAATAAGTTGAACAAATTTAAGAAAAAGAACAACGATTTTATAAGAAGGTTTACGGCTGGTGTAAAGTTGGTAGAGTTAGACGCAACTGGTAGAATTCAAATACCAAAAGATTTGTGCGATTTTGCTGGAATTCAAAAACAAGTAGTCATGTCGTCATCTGCTAATATTATTGAAATTTGGGATAAAGACAAGTACGAAAAAGCCATTGACGATGCTGCAGATGATTTTGCAGATTTGGCTGAAGAAGTAATGGGAAATACAGAATTCGATGAGTTATCATAA